One window of Psychrobacillus sp. FSL K6-2836 genomic DNA carries:
- a CDS encoding branched-chain amino acid ABC transporter permease codes for MKSTFQVNKIILLVIVVALAIFPFVSDSRTWTILLTQIFIFSILAMSYDILLGYTGIVSFGHAMFFGMGAYATAIMLDRFEPTVGMFVLSIAVGMCIAGIISFLVGLLTLRLKSHFFAMLTMAVSGLFLVLAEKWRTLTFGNDGFTFRAPEIFKDRMMYYLLVLGCLVLVYLCLRRFVDSPLGRVLIAVRENEQRTKSLGFQTLHYKVIASVVAGVIASLAGSLYAVSLRFVNTSVLTMDITLDALLMTIIGGVGTLIGPIIGAGVIELAQHYLSGLAKEHPIFERWIIFFGIVYILAVIFFPRGIVGTVRQLFWKKKNPIKIAISPKRKGLAK; via the coding sequence ATGAAGTCAACGTTCCAAGTTAATAAGATTATATTATTGGTGATTGTCGTCGCTTTAGCCATTTTCCCTTTTGTATCCGATTCACGTACATGGACAATATTACTGACTCAAATATTTATCTTTTCTATCCTAGCAATGAGCTATGACATATTACTTGGATATACCGGTATTGTATCTTTCGGTCATGCGATGTTTTTCGGAATGGGCGCTTATGCTACTGCAATTATGCTCGATCGTTTCGAACCAACCGTTGGAATGTTTGTTTTATCGATAGCAGTTGGAATGTGTATTGCAGGAATTATTAGCTTTTTAGTTGGTTTACTTACACTGAGATTGAAAAGTCATTTCTTCGCTATGCTGACAATGGCAGTATCGGGATTGTTTTTAGTATTAGCAGAGAAATGGAGAACCTTAACGTTTGGTAACGATGGATTTACATTTCGAGCACCAGAGATTTTTAAAGATCGTATGATGTATTATTTACTCGTACTAGGTTGTTTAGTGTTAGTGTACCTCTGCTTACGTAGATTTGTAGATTCGCCATTAGGCAGAGTATTAATAGCAGTAAGGGAAAATGAACAGCGCACCAAATCATTAGGCTTTCAAACTTTGCACTATAAGGTAATAGCGTCTGTTGTTGCAGGTGTAATTGCTAGCTTAGCTGGATCCCTTTATGCAGTGTCGTTGAGGTTCGTAAATACGAGTGTCCTAACGATGGATATCACCTTAGATGCTCTTCTCATGACAATCATCGGAGGAGTAGGTACGTTAATAGGTCCAATTATTGGAGCAGGCGTGATTGAGTTAGCCCAACATTATTTATCCGGGCTTGCAAAAGAGCATCCTATATTTGAACGCTGGATTATTTTCTTTGGAATAGTGTATATATTAGCCGTTATTTTCTTCCCTAGAGGCATTGTTGGTACCGTTAGACAATTGTTTTGGAAGAAAAAGAATCCTATAAAAATTGCTATTTCCCCTAAAAGAAAGGGGTTAGCAAAATGA
- a CDS encoding 3-oxoacyl-ACP synthase encodes MTIGIASSGVYIPENVMTAEDIAEQSGLPLFVVKNKMGITQKPIPGPEDHTVAMAIKAAEKALQKGNIDPKVIDLIIYIGEEHKEYPLWTAAIKIQEELGAYHAWGFDVALRCGTTIMAMKVAKSLMESDPTINTVLLAGGYRNSDLIDYTNERTRFMFNLGAGGAAMILKKNQYENTILESDLITDGSFSEDVLVPVGGTKEPLTPLHLEQGLYRLDVMDPEGMKARLEQKSMQNFLLVIRNALMKSGYSEKDINYLGILHMKKSAHDYVLNELGLTTDQSIYLSDYGHIGQMDQIISLELAQEAEKLKNGDIVVLVSAGIGYAWGAVVIKWGK; translated from the coding sequence ATGACCATTGGAATTGCGAGCTCAGGTGTTTATATTCCGGAAAATGTGATGACAGCAGAAGATATTGCGGAGCAATCGGGTCTACCTCTTTTTGTAGTTAAAAACAAAATGGGGATAACACAAAAACCAATTCCTGGCCCAGAAGACCACACTGTAGCCATGGCGATAAAAGCAGCAGAAAAAGCATTGCAAAAGGGAAATATAGATCCGAAAGTAATTGATCTCATCATTTACATTGGTGAAGAGCATAAGGAATATCCGCTGTGGACAGCTGCTATTAAAATTCAAGAAGAGCTAGGCGCTTATCATGCATGGGGGTTCGATGTTGCACTGCGCTGTGGAACTACCATCATGGCTATGAAGGTCGCAAAAAGTTTAATGGAATCAGATCCAACTATAAATACAGTACTTTTAGCGGGAGGATATCGAAATAGTGATTTGATAGATTATACAAACGAACGAACAAGATTCATGTTTAACCTAGGGGCTGGTGGAGCGGCAATGATTTTAAAGAAAAACCAATATGAAAATACTATTTTAGAATCGGATTTAATTACAGATGGATCCTTCTCCGAAGACGTACTTGTACCGGTGGGGGGAACAAAGGAACCTTTAACCCCATTACATTTAGAACAGGGACTTTATCGTTTGGATGTAATGGACCCTGAAGGAATGAAAGCAAGACTAGAACAAAAATCGATGCAAAACTTTTTACTCGTTATTAGAAATGCATTAATGAAAAGTGGATACTCCGAGAAGGATATCAATTATTTGGGAATCCTTCATATGAAAAAATCTGCACATGACTATGTGTTAAATGAATTGGGTTTAACGACGGATCAATCTATTTATTTGAGTGATTACGGACATATTGGCCAGATGGATCAAATTATCTCTTTAGAACTTGCCCAAGAGGCGGAGAAACTAAAAAATGGAGATATTGTTGTTCTAGTAAGTGCAGGTATTGGCTATGCGTGGGGAGCAGTAGTAATTAAATGGGGAAAATAA
- the fabG gene encoding 3-oxoacyl-ACP reductase FabG: protein MRLKDKVAIITGAANGIGLAAAQRFAEEGAKVVLADYDAEAGAEQEVELNKQGYEVKFIQVDVANRESVNALVEQTIDNFGQIHILVNNAGITRDAMLTKMTEDDFSSVLHVNITGVFNCTQAVVPHLVKQGHGKIINTSSVSGVYGNVGQTNYAASKAAVIGMTKTWAKELGRKGINVNAVAPGFTSTAMVAKMPETIISQMKSVVSLQRLGDPRDIANAYLFLASEESSYVHGHVLQVDGGIMM, encoded by the coding sequence ATGAGATTGAAGGATAAAGTAGCAATCATAACAGGAGCAGCGAATGGAATAGGATTAGCTGCTGCACAACGTTTTGCAGAAGAAGGTGCAAAGGTTGTATTAGCAGATTATGATGCGGAGGCAGGAGCGGAGCAAGAAGTAGAACTAAACAAACAAGGCTATGAAGTTAAATTTATTCAAGTAGATGTTGCGAATAGAGAAAGTGTAAATGCCCTTGTAGAACAAACAATTGATAATTTTGGCCAGATTCATATTCTTGTTAATAATGCTGGTATTACTAGGGATGCCATGCTGACAAAAATGACCGAGGATGATTTTTCAAGCGTTCTTCATGTAAATATCACTGGTGTTTTTAATTGTACACAGGCAGTTGTACCACATTTAGTGAAGCAGGGTCATGGGAAAATTATTAATACGTCCTCTGTAAGTGGTGTGTATGGAAATGTGGGTCAAACAAATTATGCCGCATCCAAAGCTGCTGTAATAGGGATGACCAAAACATGGGCTAAAGAGTTAGGTAGAAAAGGTATAAATGTAAATGCGGTTGCACCAGGTTTTACAAGCACTGCAATGGTAGCGAAAATGCCGGAAACGATTATCAGCCAAATGAAATCCGTCGTTTCACTGCAGCGTTTAGGTGATCCAAGAGATATAGCAAATGCTTATTTATTTTTAGCATCGGAAGAATCTAGTTATGTGCATGGTCATGTACTACAAGTAGATGGCGGTATTATGATGTGA
- a CDS encoding BTAD domain-containing putative transcriptional regulator, with amino-acid sequence MDQPTIILSKLSAPVPSSTYMRRSSLLKKLKANTHKKLTLLHSGAGYGKSSALAQYFADSRGLYSWYSITEEDDGILPFLRHLIRSIQKTVPTFGRGFKDKDLISVYPKEAELQQLYSLFSNELSNIDESLSIVVDDFHLVDHVFHINYIMEKIIEFLPPNIHVVVSTRLKPKWSILLKLKLSGQLVEITESDLMFTEEEILVFFEDYFDKRISIDDASEIMRLTEGWAIAIQLIAMQVAETNRQISHLVNPALNDLFSYLLEEVFLLLSTEDQQSLLNFSIFPLFTANDIQDFFNDEEAKSMVRLASSHAFIQPLGDSNTFRFHSLFQQFLETKSKQKDIHAFYETHRKAANYFQVKGNIVQAVHHAVKANDESFLAELLTIFAPKMIKGGQFDWLLDLLGDHLSKAIRDHFYELYYYEGECHRYRAFYEKARLSYEAALEKAFQKENILYISRANAGLAHIYLDTIQPALAQPFLKEAIEWAEKGKDISSLEKVFLQRLMAENLVNVGKANDAKTWIEKEKLDPAILTEGNLDARILLRTGRLIEAQQLLESRTRDEDSLPDSHRETDVLLSFIYSLSGKVERAKVSANKGIETGIREKSGFVEAVGLIRLGHSELLTNPFDLETPEVYYLKAIQKMDDLNVARAKAEPYMGLSILKSRQGFFREAIDYGEKGLRETKKVNDYWLSAYILLGLGIVYLENGEYIEAVEHIRQSNELFTNCEDVYGEVISHYWLMRIYNEFNDEASFSEHAKCFMELCGMHNYFFFLQNRTVFGPIDLQTNYPILQKVYTIHHDNKYVGQIIDKLNISTKTNYPGYTLYVRLLGPFTLYMGTDEVNDRKWQRDKSKELFAYLYLQSHRYVPKEELIQMLWGESDTKKLDRDFKVTLNSLLKVLEPNRQAREESYFILRKQSMYRLNPNAYVGSDVLDFNHFAQNGIEEISPHLSKELLLKAVHLYRGELFEDRITIEWISSERAKAQQLFIQVLERLSQTYTRLKEFEKTIYWAEKLLIYDSTWEEAYRLLMFAYYQLQNRSQSVKWYDRCVHVLEKELNIEPMPTTIQMYEMITGYE; translated from the coding sequence ATGGATCAGCCTACCATAATTTTATCCAAATTAAGTGCGCCAGTACCGTCTTCTACTTATATGAGAAGGTCCTCATTGTTGAAGAAACTAAAAGCGAATACTCATAAGAAGCTAACTTTATTACATAGTGGAGCAGGTTATGGAAAAAGCTCTGCACTAGCTCAATATTTTGCAGATTCCAGAGGTCTTTATTCTTGGTACTCTATTACGGAGGAAGATGATGGTATACTTCCTTTTCTTCGTCATCTCATTAGAAGTATACAAAAAACTGTTCCAACATTCGGTAGAGGGTTTAAAGATAAAGACTTAATTTCAGTTTATCCAAAAGAGGCAGAACTTCAGCAATTGTATTCTCTATTTAGTAATGAACTATCTAATATTGATGAGTCATTATCCATAGTGGTAGATGATTTCCATCTTGTGGATCATGTATTTCATATCAATTATATAATGGAAAAAATAATAGAATTTCTTCCGCCCAATATCCATGTAGTAGTTTCTACAAGGCTAAAACCTAAATGGTCCATTTTATTAAAATTAAAACTGAGTGGGCAGTTGGTTGAAATAACAGAGAGTGATCTAATGTTCACAGAGGAAGAAATACTCGTCTTTTTTGAAGACTATTTCGATAAACGTATCTCTATTGATGATGCTTCCGAAATCATGAGACTTACAGAAGGTTGGGCAATCGCCATCCAATTGATAGCTATGCAAGTAGCTGAGACGAATAGGCAAATTAGTCATCTAGTAAACCCAGCTTTGAACGACTTATTTTCCTATTTACTAGAAGAAGTGTTTTTGCTTTTATCGACAGAAGATCAGCAATCTCTTTTAAATTTTAGTATCTTCCCGTTATTTACTGCAAATGATATTCAAGATTTTTTTAATGATGAAGAAGCAAAAAGTATGGTACGACTAGCTAGTAGTCATGCGTTTATACAGCCATTAGGCGATTCTAATACATTTAGATTCCATTCACTATTCCAACAGTTTTTAGAAACGAAATCGAAACAAAAGGATATTCACGCCTTTTATGAAACTCATCGGAAGGCTGCGAATTATTTTCAGGTAAAGGGAAACATCGTTCAGGCAGTTCACCATGCGGTAAAAGCAAATGATGAAAGCTTTTTAGCTGAGCTACTAACTATCTTTGCACCAAAAATGATCAAGGGAGGACAATTCGATTGGTTACTGGATCTATTAGGTGACCATTTATCGAAGGCTATTCGAGATCACTTTTATGAACTGTATTATTATGAGGGCGAATGTCATCGGTACAGAGCCTTTTATGAAAAGGCAAGACTCTCCTATGAGGCCGCTTTAGAGAAAGCCTTTCAAAAAGAAAATATTTTATATATTAGTAGAGCAAATGCAGGACTTGCACATATATACCTTGATACAATTCAACCAGCTTTGGCACAACCCTTCTTAAAAGAAGCAATCGAATGGGCTGAAAAGGGAAAAGACATCTCTTCTTTAGAAAAAGTTTTTTTGCAGCGCTTGATGGCGGAGAATTTAGTTAATGTAGGAAAAGCGAACGATGCAAAAACTTGGATAGAAAAAGAGAAACTAGATCCTGCTATATTAACCGAAGGAAATTTAGATGCGAGGATCTTATTAAGGACTGGTAGGTTGATCGAAGCTCAACAATTACTAGAAAGTAGGACAAGGGACGAAGATAGCTTGCCGGATTCTCATCGTGAAACGGATGTGTTATTATCCTTTATTTATTCACTTTCGGGGAAGGTTGAAAGAGCGAAAGTATCTGCCAATAAAGGAATCGAAACAGGTATTCGGGAAAAGTCTGGATTTGTGGAAGCAGTTGGTTTAATCCGGCTTGGGCATTCTGAATTACTAACTAATCCCTTTGATCTAGAAACTCCAGAAGTATATTATTTGAAAGCGATTCAAAAAATGGATGATTTGAATGTAGCTAGAGCAAAAGCAGAACCGTATATGGGACTTTCCATTTTAAAATCACGGCAAGGTTTTTTTCGAGAAGCAATTGACTATGGAGAAAAAGGTTTACGTGAGACAAAAAAAGTAAATGACTACTGGCTGTCTGCTTATATATTATTGGGTCTTGGTATCGTCTATTTGGAAAATGGTGAGTATATAGAAGCTGTGGAGCATATTAGACAGTCAAATGAATTATTCACCAATTGTGAGGATGTATATGGAGAAGTGATCTCGCATTATTGGTTAATGCGTATTTATAATGAGTTTAATGATGAAGCTTCCTTTAGTGAGCATGCTAAGTGTTTTATGGAATTATGTGGAATGCATAATTATTTCTTCTTTTTACAAAATCGAACTGTTTTTGGCCCAATTGATCTTCAAACAAACTATCCTATTTTGCAAAAGGTATATACGATTCATCACGATAATAAGTATGTCGGGCAAATCATAGATAAGTTAAATATTTCAACTAAAACTAATTATCCTGGCTATACTCTTTATGTTCGTCTTTTAGGGCCTTTCACGTTATATATGGGAACTGATGAAGTAAATGATCGAAAATGGCAACGAGATAAATCGAAGGAACTGTTTGCATACCTCTACTTGCAAAGCCATCGTTATGTACCAAAAGAAGAATTGATACAAATGCTTTGGGGAGAAAGTGACACTAAGAAGCTAGACCGAGATTTTAAGGTTACTTTGAATTCCTTATTAAAGGTACTTGAACCAAATAGGCAAGCACGTGAGGAATCCTACTTTATATTGCGCAAGCAGTCGATGTATCGGTTAAATCCAAATGCGTACGTAGGGAGTGATGTGCTAGATTTTAACCATTTTGCTCAGAATGGAATTGAGGAAATATCTCCTCACTTATCAAAGGAACTTTTGCTAAAAGCAGTCCATTTATATAGAGGAGAATTATTTGAAGACAGAATCACGATAGAATGGATTTCATCGGAACGGGCAAAGGCACAGCAGCTATTTATACAAGTTTTAGAAAGACTCTCCCAAACCTATACTAGATTAAAAGAATTCGAGAAAACGATTTATTGGGCAGAAAAACTATTAATATACGATTCTACCTGGGAGGAAGCTTACCGCCTATTAATGTTTGCCTATTATCAGCTTCAAAACAGAAGCCAATCCGTTAAATGGTATGATCGCTGCGTGCATGTACTGGAGAAGGAGCTAAATATAGAACCAATGCCTACAACCATTCAGATGTATGAAATGATTACTGGTTATGAATGA
- a CDS encoding ABC transporter ATP-binding protein, with translation MSTLLKVENVHTHIGQYHILQGVSFEAKAGEVSVLLGRNGAGKTTTLKTIMGLTPASSGQITFDHKSIVKTPTYHIATSGIGYVPEDQGIFGALTVEENIKVAIRKEDDAALARQEYVLELFPDLKKYWKKDGGHLSGGQKQMLSMARAFVNESKLLLIDEPSKGLAPVVIEKVMEAINEMKKQTTIILVEQNFMMASKIGDTYTLIDDGETVQSGLMQELIENEELKRKYLGIG, from the coding sequence ATGAGCACCTTGCTTAAAGTAGAGAATGTGCATACGCATATAGGTCAATATCACATTTTACAAGGCGTTTCCTTCGAGGCAAAAGCCGGTGAGGTCAGTGTGTTGCTCGGTCGAAATGGTGCGGGGAAAACAACCACATTAAAAACGATTATGGGTTTAACTCCTGCCTCTTCGGGTCAAATCACATTTGACCATAAATCTATTGTAAAGACGCCGACTTACCATATTGCCACTAGCGGTATTGGGTATGTACCAGAAGATCAAGGAATTTTCGGTGCATTAACAGTTGAAGAGAATATAAAAGTAGCAATAAGAAAAGAAGATGATGCCGCTTTAGCGAGACAAGAATATGTCTTAGAGCTATTTCCAGATTTAAAGAAATATTGGAAAAAGGATGGTGGCCATTTATCTGGAGGTCAAAAGCAAATGCTATCGATGGCAAGAGCATTCGTAAATGAAAGTAAATTACTATTAATCGATGAGCCCTCCAAAGGTCTGGCACCTGTCGTCATAGAAAAAGTAATGGAAGCAATCAATGAAATGAAAAAACAAACAACAATCATTCTCGTGGAGCAAAATTTTATGATGGCTAGCAAAATTGGTGATACATACACACTAATCGATGATGGAGAAACTGTGCAGTCCGGGCTTATGCAGGAACTGATTGAAAATGAAGAACTCAAGCGTAAGTACCTAGGAATCGGCTAA
- a CDS encoding substrate-binding domain-containing protein, with the protein MITAACSDKGSTTKEAEGEKGETTATSGEVTEEGGTIKIGVLASLTGALESYGKQTKNGFELGLEYATDGTMEVAGKKIEVVFEDTETKPEVAVQKATKLLEEDEVDFLVGSSSSGDTLAVLPLAEEYEKIMIVEPAVADSITGSEFNPFLFRTGRNSSQDAVAGAAAIAKPGVKIATFAPDYSFGWDGVAAFKNAAEELGAEIVLEEFADPAATDFTSNLQKIIQAKPDYLFVVWAGANSPWNQIADLKLQENGIKISTGAPDIPALSIMEPLVGMEGFSVYYHTLPDNDINDWLVEEHKKRFEGAVPDLFTPGGMTAAIAIVEALEKSEGNADANELIKIMEGMSFETPKGTMTFRPEDHQALQTLYSIKLEKQDGVDYPVPVLIRELSPEETEPPILNNK; encoded by the coding sequence ATGATTACTGCTGCTTGCAGTGATAAGGGAAGCACGACAAAAGAAGCTGAAGGTGAAAAAGGTGAAACAACCGCTACTTCTGGAGAAGTAACTGAAGAAGGTGGAACGATCAAAATTGGTGTACTTGCTTCATTAACTGGGGCATTAGAATCTTACGGAAAGCAAACAAAAAATGGATTTGAACTAGGTCTAGAATATGCTACTGACGGAACAATGGAGGTAGCAGGCAAGAAAATAGAAGTTGTATTTGAAGATACAGAAACGAAGCCAGAAGTCGCGGTACAAAAAGCTACGAAACTATTAGAAGAGGATGAGGTTGACTTCTTAGTTGGATCTTCTAGCTCCGGTGATACGTTAGCAGTACTCCCATTAGCAGAAGAATACGAAAAAATTATGATTGTCGAACCTGCCGTTGCTGACAGCATCACTGGTTCCGAATTTAATCCTTTTCTTTTCAGAACTGGTCGAAACTCTTCACAGGATGCTGTTGCAGGTGCTGCAGCTATCGCTAAGCCTGGCGTGAAAATAGCAACATTTGCTCCAGATTACTCGTTTGGTTGGGATGGAGTTGCTGCATTTAAAAACGCTGCTGAAGAACTAGGTGCTGAAATAGTTTTGGAAGAATTTGCAGATCCAGCAGCGACTGATTTTACATCAAATCTACAAAAAATCATTCAAGCAAAACCCGACTACTTATTTGTTGTATGGGCAGGCGCTAACTCACCTTGGAACCAAATAGCAGATTTGAAGCTACAAGAGAATGGCATCAAAATTTCTACTGGCGCTCCTGATATTCCAGCACTTTCTATAATGGAGCCACTTGTAGGTATGGAAGGATTCTCTGTTTATTATCACACTCTACCAGATAATGATATTAATGACTGGTTAGTCGAAGAACATAAAAAACGTTTTGAAGGGGCAGTACCTGACCTATTTACTCCTGGCGGTATGACAGCGGCAATTGCCATAGTGGAGGCACTAGAAAAATCAGAAGGAAATGCAGATGCCAATGAATTGATCAAGATCATGGAAGGAATGTCATTTGAAACACCGAAAGGAACAATGACTTTCCGACCAGAGGATCACCAAGCATTGCAAACACTATATTCGATTAAGCTAGAAAAACAAGATGGTGTGGATTATCCAGTACCCGTTCTCATAAGAGAGCTTTCACCTGAAGAAACGGAGCCACCAATATTAAATAATAAGTAA
- a CDS encoding ABC transporter ATP-binding protein, whose product MEPILSTENLTIKFGGQTAVDNVNFEMPEKHFKSIIGPNGAGKTTFFNLISGELKPTSGDVFFRGESLAGKSSVARTRKGLGRSFQITNVFPNLTVIENVRLAVQSKEKIRYQFFRHFTSYKDLHVEAERLLDIVLLSSKANAFATQLSHGEKRKLEIAMLLALDTEVLLLDEPTAGMSLEEVPAILDVIKQIKQTGERTILLIEHKMDMIMDLSDSIMVLFNGRLLADGTPTDIMNNETVQHAYLGGLYDEHLA is encoded by the coding sequence ATGGAACCAATATTGAGTACAGAAAATTTAACGATAAAATTTGGTGGGCAAACTGCAGTAGATAATGTCAATTTTGAGATGCCAGAAAAACATTTCAAATCCATAATCGGACCAAATGGGGCAGGAAAGACAACCTTTTTTAATCTAATAAGTGGGGAACTGAAACCGACTAGCGGAGATGTGTTTTTTCGAGGGGAATCACTGGCAGGAAAATCCTCAGTTGCACGTACTCGGAAAGGACTTGGACGTTCTTTTCAAATAACTAATGTTTTTCCTAATCTAACCGTCATTGAAAACGTTCGCCTCGCAGTTCAATCTAAAGAAAAAATTAGATATCAATTTTTTCGACATTTTACGTCATACAAAGATTTACACGTAGAAGCAGAAAGGCTATTAGATATTGTCCTACTGTCTAGCAAAGCAAATGCATTTGCCACACAACTCTCTCATGGCGAAAAGCGAAAGTTAGAGATTGCCATGCTACTAGCACTAGACACAGAGGTTTTACTACTAGATGAACCTACTGCAGGGATGTCATTAGAAGAAGTGCCAGCTATTTTAGATGTTATTAAACAGATTAAACAAACGGGTGAAAGAACGATATTATTGATCGAACATAAAATGGATATGATTATGGATTTGTCTGATTCTATTATGGTTTTGTTCAATGGTAGATTACTTGCGGACGGCACACCTACTGACATTATGAACAATGAAACCGTTCAACATGCTTATTTAGGAGGATTATACGATGAGCACCTTGCTTAA
- the phaZ gene encoding intracellular short-chain-length polyhydroxyalkanoate depolymerase, which yields MSLPKIQLSNGESIAYRVRSGGEETILLVHGNMTSSKHWDVLIERLDKRFTIYAIDQRGFGESTYHNRIHGIKDFADDLSEFVNALDLQKFYLIGWSTGGAISMQYVVDHPGRCEKLVLLASASTRGYPFYGVKDNGTPDLNSRLATIEEIEANPSKTLVIQGLYDSADKEGLKEVWNAAIYSHKQPDAAAYEEYVNDMLTQRNLADVYHALNTFNISGTNNGLSEGTDQAKQITIPVLILRGDRDYVVSEEMTQEIVADLGENATYIPLIDSGHSPLIDDLEQLTEKIEAFL from the coding sequence ATGAGTTTACCAAAGATTCAGCTTTCAAATGGAGAAAGTATTGCTTATCGTGTTCGTTCGGGTGGAGAGGAAACAATCTTACTCGTCCACGGAAATATGACATCTTCTAAGCATTGGGATGTTCTGATAGAAAGACTAGATAAAAGATTTACGATATACGCTATTGATCAAAGAGGCTTCGGGGAATCGACCTATCACAATCGAATTCATGGAATAAAAGATTTTGCGGATGATTTAAGTGAGTTCGTGAATGCCTTAGACTTACAGAAATTCTATTTAATCGGCTGGTCGACTGGAGGCGCTATTAGTATGCAATATGTAGTGGACCATCCTGGTCGCTGCGAAAAGCTGGTATTGCTTGCATCTGCATCGACAAGAGGCTATCCATTTTACGGTGTAAAAGACAACGGAACACCGGACCTAAATAGCAGACTAGCAACAATCGAAGAAATAGAAGCAAATCCATCAAAGACACTTGTCATACAAGGTTTATATGATTCTGCCGATAAAGAAGGATTAAAAGAAGTATGGAATGCAGCAATCTATTCACATAAGCAACCTGATGCTGCAGCATATGAGGAATATGTAAACGATATGTTGACCCAGCGAAATTTAGCAGATGTCTATCATGCGTTAAACACGTTTAACATTAGCGGAACCAATAACGGACTTTCTGAAGGCACAGACCAAGCAAAGCAAATTACTATACCAGTTCTTATTTTAAGAGGAGATAGAGACTATGTCGTTTCAGAAGAGATGACGCAAGAAATCGTAGCAGACTTAGGAGAAAATGCCACGTATATTCCATTAATTGATAGTGGTCACTCACCGCTAATAGATGATCTAGAACAGCTAACTGAGAAAATTGAAGCGTTTTTATAA
- a CDS encoding branched-chain amino acid ABC transporter permease, producing the protein MELLINLLINGLATGMLIFLLAAGLTLIFGLMDVLNFAHGGLFAWGAFSGVWFYGITDSFTLAILGAILTGVVLGFITEKLIIKPVYGNHVQQILITLGFMIVLSEMLKVVFGPNQLAAKTPPLLSGSWEIGDVIIIKYRLFIIIIGFIVFGIFQFILKRTKIGLIVRAGVMNKEMVQALGINIKQVFLYVFMAGAALAALSGVLMAPYSGVIYAEMGMEFAILAFIVVVIGGMGSFPGSLLAAILVGLAGSFMAYYVPALSLAVNMMLMAIVLIFRPQGLFTAKG; encoded by the coding sequence ATGGAGTTACTAATCAACTTATTAATTAATGGTTTAGCAACAGGAATGTTAATATTTCTTTTAGCTGCTGGACTAACGTTAATATTCGGTTTGATGGATGTATTGAATTTCGCTCATGGAGGTTTATTTGCTTGGGGGGCATTTTCGGGCGTTTGGTTTTACGGTATAACAGATAGTTTTACCCTTGCTATACTTGGGGCAATATTAACTGGCGTTGTTCTTGGTTTTATAACTGAAAAGCTAATTATTAAGCCGGTTTATGGAAATCATGTACAACAAATACTAATCACACTTGGCTTTATGATCGTGTTATCAGAAATGCTAAAGGTCGTTTTTGGACCAAATCAACTTGCTGCTAAAACACCACCCCTATTATCGGGAAGCTGGGAAATTGGCGATGTAATCATTATCAAGTATCGGTTATTTATTATTATCATTGGATTTATCGTGTTTGGAATTTTTCAGTTCATCTTAAAGCGTACAAAGATCGGTTTAATCGTTCGTGCAGGGGTTATGAACAAAGAAATGGTGCAGGCACTTGGTATTAATATTAAGCAAGTATTTTTATATGTATTTATGGCTGGTGCTGCACTAGCTGCTTTAAGTGGAGTACTCATGGCTCCATATTCCGGAGTAATTTATGCAGAGATGGGGATGGAATTTGCTATACTCGCTTTCATCGTTGTCGTTATTGGAGGAATGGGCAGTTTTCCAGGCTCACTTCTTGCTGCAATATTAGTAGGGCTGGCTGGTAGTTTCATGGCTTACTATGTTCCAGCTTTATCGCTTGCGGTCAATATGATGCTTATGGCAATCGTATTAATATTCCGTCCGCAAGGCTTGTTCACGGCGAAAGGATGA